A region of Salinibacter sp. 10B DNA encodes the following proteins:
- the hemG gene encoding protoporphyrinogen oxidase produces MSRIGVLGAGISGLTAAYQLRQHGHSVQVLEATNRPGGVIRSETTDGFLVEHGPNSLRPSPLMEKTIQSLSLDEERVWANDVASTRYIVRDGQPLPLPTSVGGFLTTNLFSSYAKLRLLGEPFVGRSSDPKESLADFTRRRLGPDVLDYAVAPFVGGVYAGDPEQLSARHAFERLVEWEDEYGSLFWGAMRSTEESSSDVDVPSGLFSFQQGIETLPRALADALEDSIQYETPVTGLHQNGDTWSVSVDPSTPAPKSQTFDDLICTFPLHQLNTLSLFSSVDLSPLTDVPYPPVQVVALGYSSSAVSHPLDGFGMLVPPVEHDYDILGTLFSSTLFPGRAPVDHALLTTFVGGARAPELASRDAGAIQSIVERDLDRLLGITGDPVFSRHVHWPRAIPQYVLGYGAVKDTLTALEETTPGLYFAGNYRQGVAVGDAMASGASAADRLRSSL; encoded by the coding sequence ATGTCCCGTATTGGCGTTTTGGGTGCAGGCATTTCTGGACTGACCGCCGCGTACCAGTTGCGTCAGCACGGGCACTCCGTTCAGGTATTGGAGGCGACGAATCGGCCGGGCGGCGTCATTCGGAGTGAGACAACCGACGGGTTTCTCGTTGAGCACGGTCCCAACTCCCTCCGTCCCAGTCCCCTGATGGAAAAAACAATCCAGTCTCTTTCCCTTGACGAGGAGCGTGTGTGGGCCAACGACGTGGCCTCCACTCGATACATCGTGCGGGACGGCCAACCGCTCCCCCTCCCTACCTCCGTCGGCGGATTCCTGACAACGAATCTCTTCTCTTCGTACGCCAAGCTCCGGCTGCTCGGAGAGCCCTTCGTTGGCCGCTCCTCGGATCCGAAGGAAAGCCTCGCCGACTTTACGCGCCGCCGCCTTGGTCCAGACGTGCTTGATTACGCGGTGGCCCCGTTCGTCGGGGGCGTCTACGCGGGCGATCCGGAACAGTTGTCGGCCCGCCACGCCTTTGAACGTCTGGTCGAATGGGAAGACGAATACGGGTCTCTCTTTTGGGGCGCCATGCGTTCAACTGAGGAGTCCTCCTCGGACGTGGACGTTCCCTCTGGCCTTTTTTCCTTCCAGCAGGGCATCGAAACGCTCCCGCGGGCCCTGGCCGATGCGCTTGAGGACTCAATCCAGTATGAGACACCGGTCACCGGCCTTCACCAAAACGGCGATACCTGGAGCGTCAGCGTCGATCCGTCGACGCCTGCCCCCAAATCGCAGACCTTTGATGACCTTATCTGTACGTTCCCCCTCCACCAGCTCAACACCCTCTCCCTCTTCTCTTCGGTCGACCTCTCTCCTCTCACCGACGTTCCCTATCCCCCTGTGCAGGTGGTTGCCCTGGGCTATTCTTCGTCCGCAGTGTCCCACCCGCTCGACGGATTTGGAATGCTCGTGCCCCCGGTGGAACACGACTACGACATCCTTGGCACGCTCTTCTCTTCCACTCTCTTTCCGGGACGAGCGCCCGTGGACCATGCCCTTCTCACCACATTCGTCGGGGGCGCCCGTGCCCCGGAATTGGCCTCCCGCGACGCCGGCGCGATTCAGTCCATCGTCGAGCGCGACCTCGACCGCCTGCTTGGCATCACCGGCGATCCTGTATTCAGCCGTCACGTCCACTGGCCCCGTGCGATTCCTCAGTACGTTCTGGGCTACGGCGCCGTAAAAGACACGCTGACTGCCCTTGAGGAGACGACCCCAGGCCTCTACTTTGCTGGCAATTACCGACAGGGAGTGGCTGTGGGAGACGCGATGGCCTCGGGCGCCTCTGCCGCTGACCGCCTCCGCTCGTCGCTGTAG
- a CDS encoding general stress protein CsbD has product MATEAMNESWRRIRDQIKEIWEDADFDDKQMKRARGEMDKIVGLIHDKTGESREEIRRKMGAIL; this is encoded by the coding sequence ATGGCGACAGAGGCAATGAACGAGAGTTGGCGGCGCATTCGTGACCAGATTAAAGAAATTTGGGAGGATGCCGACTTCGACGACAAACAAATGAAGCGAGCCCGAGGAGAAATGGACAAAATCGTGGGCCTCATTCACGACAAGACCGGAGAGTCGCGCGAAGAGATTCGGCGAAAAATGGGAGCGATCCTCTAG
- a CDS encoding carboxyl transferase domain-containing protein, giving the protein MEQRAAEIRKGGGEERIEREHEREKLTARERVEYLLDDPTQFAELGLFAGYEMYEEEGGCPAGGTVMGLGPVSGRECLVVANDATVKAGAWFPITAKKNLRAQEIAMENHVPIIYLVDSAGVFLPMQDEIFPDKDDFGRIFRNNARMSSMGIPQIAAIMGSCVAGGAYLPIMSDEAVIVEGTGSVFLAGPYLVKAAIGEDVEAEELGGATTHSEISGVTDYEAEDDEEALDIVRSLVDHQGPVERFGYVRKESAEPAYPADELYGLYPSQGSEQYEMREILARILDADSWTEYKQGYGRTLLTGYARLDGWNVGVVANQRAVVRNKTNHQSQGEIQVGGVIYSDAADKAARFILNCNQKEIPILFFQDVTGFMVGKRAEHGGIIKDGAKMVNAVANSTVPKLTVVVGNSYGAGNYAMCGRAYDPRLVLAWPTAKIAVMGGQQASKVLKQIKVRQLEKKGEELSEAEEEELLSRIQDRYETQTTPYYAAARLWVDAIIDPVDTRSWLSKGLDMVDHNPELERFNPGVIQT; this is encoded by the coding sequence ATGGAGCAGCGGGCCGCGGAGATTCGCAAGGGAGGAGGGGAGGAGCGGATTGAGCGTGAGCACGAGCGGGAAAAGCTTACGGCGCGAGAACGAGTGGAATACCTGCTTGACGACCCGACGCAGTTTGCGGAGCTCGGGTTGTTCGCCGGGTACGAGATGTACGAAGAGGAGGGGGGCTGTCCGGCGGGCGGTACGGTGATGGGGCTCGGGCCGGTGAGTGGTCGCGAATGCCTCGTGGTGGCCAACGACGCCACCGTAAAGGCCGGAGCCTGGTTTCCAATCACGGCCAAGAAGAACCTCCGGGCCCAGGAGATTGCGATGGAAAACCACGTGCCGATTATCTATCTCGTCGACTCGGCAGGGGTTTTTCTTCCGATGCAGGACGAGATTTTTCCGGACAAAGACGACTTCGGTCGCATTTTCCGCAACAACGCGCGAATGTCCAGCATGGGCATTCCGCAGATTGCGGCCATCATGGGGAGTTGTGTGGCAGGCGGCGCATACTTGCCCATCATGAGCGACGAGGCCGTGATCGTAGAGGGGACGGGCTCAGTCTTTCTGGCAGGGCCGTATTTGGTAAAGGCCGCTATCGGGGAAGATGTGGAGGCCGAAGAGCTGGGGGGCGCGACCACACATTCCGAAATTTCTGGCGTTACCGACTATGAGGCGGAGGATGATGAAGAGGCCCTCGACATTGTGCGGTCACTCGTAGATCATCAGGGGCCGGTCGAGCGGTTTGGATACGTGCGAAAAGAGTCGGCGGAACCGGCCTATCCTGCCGATGAACTGTACGGCCTCTACCCGAGTCAGGGCAGCGAACAGTACGAGATGCGCGAAATTCTGGCCCGTATCCTGGACGCGGACTCCTGGACCGAATACAAGCAGGGCTATGGGCGCACGCTGCTTACGGGCTATGCGCGGCTCGACGGCTGGAACGTGGGTGTGGTGGCCAATCAGCGGGCCGTCGTACGCAACAAAACGAATCACCAGTCGCAGGGGGAAATTCAGGTCGGAGGCGTGATCTACTCCGACGCAGCAGACAAGGCCGCCCGGTTCATTCTCAACTGCAATCAGAAGGAGATCCCCATCTTGTTTTTCCAGGATGTGACCGGATTCATGGTGGGCAAACGGGCCGAGCACGGCGGCATTATCAAGGATGGAGCGAAGATGGTGAATGCAGTGGCCAATTCCACGGTGCCGAAGCTCACGGTTGTGGTGGGCAACTCATACGGCGCCGGAAACTACGCAATGTGCGGCCGGGCGTACGACCCGCGTCTCGTGCTGGCGTGGCCCACGGCGAAGATTGCGGTCATGGGGGGACAGCAGGCGTCCAAGGTGCTCAAGCAGATCAAGGTGCGACAGTTGGAGAAGAAGGGCGAAGAGCTTTCGGAGGCAGAAGAAGAGGAGCTGTTGTCGCGCATTCAGGACCGATACGAAACGCAAACCACTCCGTACTACGCGGCGGCCCGTCTGTGGGTAGACGCGATTATCGATCCGGTTGACACGCGGTCGTGGCTCTCGAAAGGACTGGACATGGTTGACCACAATCCCGAACTGGAGCGCTTTAATCCCGGGGTCATCCAGACCTGA
- a CDS encoding gamma-glutamylcyclotransferase family protein, with product MSSFRPVPLSLMYYFGYGSNMLTPRLQARVPSAQPVATVRLEDYELHFHKWSRDESGKCNIVPASGATVYGVVFEVDTDELEALDEAEQRGRGYTREEISLKGPDASFNAFAYVAQPAYVDDALLPYDWYHGLVLAGAQQHDLPSRYIDQIAAVRSYPDPNEERRRKHQALLAEAGYPLLSR from the coding sequence GTGTCCTCGTTCCGTCCCGTCCCCCTGTCGCTGATGTATTATTTCGGGTACGGATCGAACATGCTCACCCCCCGGCTGCAGGCCCGCGTTCCCTCGGCCCAACCGGTTGCGACGGTCCGGCTAGAAGACTACGAGCTTCACTTTCACAAGTGGAGCCGGGACGAGTCGGGCAAGTGCAACATTGTGCCCGCATCCGGAGCCACAGTCTACGGAGTGGTTTTCGAGGTCGATACGGACGAACTTGAGGCCCTCGATGAGGCCGAGCAGCGAGGGCGCGGCTACACCCGAGAAGAGATCTCCCTGAAAGGTCCCGACGCCTCCTTCAACGCCTTCGCCTACGTAGCCCAGCCTGCCTACGTAGACGACGCTCTTCTGCCTTACGACTGGTACCACGGCCTTGTCCTCGCCGGAGCACAGCAGCACGACCTTCCCTCGCGTTATATTGATCAGATTGCGGCGGTGCGGTCTTACCCCGACCCCAACGAGGAGCGTCGCCGCAAGCATCAGGCACTGCTCGCAGAGGCCGGGTATCCGCTTCTCTCCCGCTGA
- a CDS encoding DUF1015 family protein, producing MATLHPFRAVRPRPEHLEEIASVPYDVVSTDEARDLADGKPRSFLHVARPEIDLDPGVDVHDDAVYEQGAANLREFVEADYTETDEPSVYVYRLIMDGREQTGIFGCVSVAEYDGDTIVKHEETRPAKEDDRTRHILTQRAHAEPVMLTYRDQEAIHSLVDRVQKTEPLYDFEAEDGVQHTIWKVAGAEGLVDAFREVEHLYIADGHHRCKAASRAAAQLREADDEALDETPGYEMFPAVIFPMSNMHIMAYNRLVYDLPESPADFLNWLDEQFEVERDIDDPVPSMKGVICLYLDGAWHRMALPPSKGVRVVDQLDVARLSEYVLEPHLDITDPRRDPNIDFVGGIRGTDELEQRVDSGEADLAVSMYPTSIEELVAVSDEGSLMPPKSTWFEPKLRSGLLVHDFADDVPEDAPVVPTE from the coding sequence ATGGCTACATTGCACCCCTTTCGCGCCGTGCGCCCCCGCCCGGAGCACCTCGAGGAAATTGCCTCTGTGCCGTACGATGTTGTGAGCACGGACGAGGCGCGTGACTTGGCCGATGGAAAGCCCCGGAGCTTTCTGCACGTTGCGCGTCCCGAGATTGACCTCGATCCCGGGGTGGACGTGCACGACGACGCCGTCTACGAGCAGGGCGCTGCCAATCTGCGCGAGTTTGTTGAAGCAGACTATACGGAGACGGACGAGCCCTCCGTTTACGTCTATCGCCTCATCATGGACGGGCGGGAACAGACGGGCATCTTTGGGTGCGTGTCGGTCGCGGAGTACGATGGGGATACCATTGTGAAGCACGAAGAGACGCGGCCCGCGAAGGAGGACGATCGCACGAGGCACATCCTCACCCAGCGAGCCCATGCGGAGCCGGTTATGCTGACGTACCGCGATCAGGAGGCCATTCATAGTCTCGTGGATCGGGTACAGAAGACCGAACCCCTTTATGACTTCGAGGCGGAGGATGGAGTGCAGCACACGATTTGGAAGGTGGCGGGGGCCGAAGGTCTCGTCGATGCGTTTCGGGAGGTGGAGCATCTCTACATCGCCGATGGGCATCATCGCTGCAAGGCAGCGAGCCGAGCGGCGGCCCAACTGCGGGAGGCGGACGACGAGGCATTGGATGAAACGCCGGGCTACGAGATGTTTCCGGCGGTCATCTTTCCGATGAGCAACATGCACATCATGGCGTACAACCGGCTGGTGTACGACCTGCCGGAATCGCCCGCGGATTTTCTCAACTGGTTGGATGAGCAGTTTGAGGTTGAGCGGGACATTGACGATCCCGTGCCTTCTATGAAAGGCGTCATCTGTCTCTATCTCGACGGCGCCTGGCACCGCATGGCCCTACCGCCGTCCAAGGGCGTGCGCGTGGTCGATCAGCTCGATGTGGCCCGACTCAGCGAGTATGTGCTGGAGCCGCACCTCGACATTACCGATCCTCGCCGCGACCCCAACATTGATTTCGTCGGTGGCATTCGGGGCACCGACGAGCTTGAGCAACGAGTGGACAGCGGCGAGGCGGATCTGGCCGTAAGCATGTATCCGACCAGCATCGAAGAGCTCGTGGCCGTGTCGGATGAAGGCAGTCTCATGCCGCCGAAGTCCACTTGGTTCGAACCGAAGCTACGGAGTGGACTGTTGGTGCACGACTTTGCCGACGACGTGCCGGAAGATGCTCCCGTCGTACCGACGGAGTAG
- a CDS encoding phosphoglycerate dehydrogenase, which produces MTILVADNIAEVGVEALEQEGHTLVESPDVSGEALVDALRTEEPDVLIVRSTKITPEALDASPSLALIVRAGAGYDTIDVQGAANRGIFVANCPGKNSVAVAELTMGLILSLDRRIPDNVVDARAGQWNKKEYAQAAGLKGRTMGIIGLGNIGTEVMKRARAFDLNVIAWSRSLTPEVAEEAMGIGYREGPKAVARDADIVSLHVASTPETENLADRSFFEALPEKALFVNTTRAAVVDEEALAWALDEKDIRAGIDVMEGEPSAKQADFEHPLADHPNLYMSHHIGASTQQAQDATAMEAARVVRTFDTEGDVPNCVNLAEQTQATHQITVRHRDQVGVLAGVLDEMRRANWNIQEMSNRIFEGSQAAVASIRFSGPFTQDVVERIDESDDVFAVSVNEI; this is translated from the coding sequence ATGACTATTCTCGTTGCCGATAATATTGCGGAAGTCGGAGTAGAGGCCCTCGAACAAGAGGGGCACACCCTGGTCGAAAGTCCGGACGTGTCCGGAGAGGCCCTCGTGGACGCCCTTCGCACCGAGGAGCCCGACGTGCTCATTGTGCGTTCGACGAAAATAACGCCGGAGGCCCTGGACGCCAGCCCCTCGCTTGCACTCATCGTACGGGCAGGGGCCGGCTACGACACGATCGATGTCCAAGGGGCGGCCAATCGGGGCATCTTCGTGGCCAACTGCCCCGGCAAGAATTCGGTCGCCGTCGCGGAGCTTACGATGGGCCTCATCCTGTCGCTCGACCGCCGTATTCCCGACAACGTGGTCGACGCCCGAGCGGGACAATGGAATAAGAAGGAGTATGCCCAGGCGGCGGGGCTCAAAGGACGGACAATGGGCATCATTGGGCTTGGCAACATCGGGACGGAAGTGATGAAACGAGCGCGGGCGTTTGATCTGAACGTCATCGCCTGGAGTCGCTCCCTTACCCCCGAGGTTGCGGAAGAAGCGATGGGCATCGGGTATCGCGAGGGACCGAAAGCGGTGGCCCGCGACGCGGACATTGTGTCCCTACACGTTGCGTCTACCCCTGAGACCGAAAATCTGGCGGACCGCTCCTTTTTCGAGGCGCTACCGGAAAAGGCACTTTTCGTGAACACCACCCGTGCGGCCGTGGTGGATGAGGAGGCGCTTGCCTGGGCGCTCGATGAGAAGGACATCCGAGCGGGAATTGACGTGATGGAAGGAGAGCCCTCTGCCAAGCAAGCCGACTTTGAGCATCCGCTGGCCGATCACCCGAATCTCTACATGAGTCACCATATCGGGGCCTCCACCCAGCAGGCCCAGGATGCAACGGCCATGGAGGCGGCCCGTGTCGTGCGGACATTCGACACGGAAGGCGACGTGCCCAATTGCGTGAATCTGGCCGAGCAGACGCAGGCAACTCATCAGATCACCGTGCGTCACCGCGATCAGGTGGGCGTCCTCGCGGGTGTGCTCGATGAGATGCGTCGGGCAAACTGGAACATCCAGGAGATGAGCAACCGCATTTTTGAGGGCAGTCAGGCGGCGGTTGCAAGCATTCGGTTCAGCGGACCGTTCACTCAGGACGTCGTCGAACGCATCGACGAAAGCGACGATGTGTTTGCCGTGTCCGTCAACGAGATTTGA
- the rnr gene encoding ribonuclease R has product MDSPETQTQPSADELRQKILHFLQKHPDSAHRSGDIAKGLGIEDNDTYLRFCDVIAELSAQRLVQQKGRKYKHKAQTTHRTGVLECNEQGFGFVQAVDTDEEFFIREPHMGEALHGDLVRVAVAAKAAHDKKRECEVVEIVERRRTQVVGTFHDRGNFAFVEPDDRRILQEVYVSSDDFGGAEDGEKVVVSIDRFDSRKASPEGRILRVIGPADDPNVRVLSLAMSMDVKSDFPKAVEEEANEIPVEIPQSEIDRRLDLRDKNTFTIDPEDAKDFDDAIHIERLDNDNFAIGVHIADVSHYVQPDTAINEEALDRATSVYLVDRTIPMLPEKLSNKVCSLRPHEDKLAYSVLMEVTPHGEVVDYDIRETVIHSKQRLTYDRAQDYIDGGYPEDPVSSEVVQANRLAKTLTKKRLREGAIDFGSDEVQVILDDDGHPQDIVRKERLDANRLIEELMLLANRTVASHIGAPGHNERVRTNGQSGDRDDPLPFVYRVHDTPDGEKIRQLAEYVRVFGHELPLTDGNATNDDLGDLVDAIKGQPEEQVIVRAALRAMSKAKYAVGNIGHYGLGFDYYSHFTSPIRRYPDLMVHRLLKRYAKGEAPPSVEDLASYCEHCSEQERNAEEAERESVKLKQVEYVQEHVGDVFEGVVSGVTKFGVFVELTELLVEGLVHVRDMDDDYYVYDESTYTMRGENQGKSYRPGDSVTVEVVGADIDSREIDLLFVEDD; this is encoded by the coding sequence GTGGACTCTCCCGAGACTCAGACCCAGCCCAGTGCCGACGAGCTGCGGCAGAAAATCCTTCACTTCCTCCAAAAACATCCCGACTCCGCCCACCGCTCGGGCGACATCGCAAAGGGACTCGGCATCGAAGACAACGATACCTACCTTCGGTTCTGCGACGTCATTGCGGAGCTGAGCGCTCAACGCCTTGTCCAGCAGAAGGGGCGCAAGTATAAGCACAAAGCCCAAACGACCCATCGGACCGGCGTCCTTGAGTGCAATGAGCAAGGCTTCGGGTTTGTACAGGCGGTGGACACCGACGAGGAGTTCTTCATCCGTGAGCCGCATATGGGGGAGGCCCTGCACGGCGATCTCGTGCGCGTCGCCGTGGCGGCGAAAGCGGCCCACGATAAAAAGCGCGAGTGTGAGGTCGTGGAAATTGTGGAACGTCGCCGAACGCAGGTTGTGGGGACCTTCCACGATCGCGGCAACTTTGCCTTCGTCGAGCCCGACGACCGGCGCATTCTCCAGGAGGTGTACGTGTCTTCCGATGACTTCGGCGGCGCAGAGGACGGCGAAAAAGTCGTCGTCTCCATTGATCGATTCGACAGCCGAAAAGCGTCTCCGGAGGGCCGTATTTTGCGCGTCATCGGTCCGGCGGACGACCCGAACGTGCGGGTCCTCTCCCTGGCGATGAGCATGGACGTGAAGTCCGACTTTCCGAAGGCAGTGGAGGAAGAAGCCAACGAAATTCCGGTCGAGATTCCACAATCCGAGATTGACCGGCGGTTGGACCTCCGCGACAAAAACACGTTCACGATCGACCCGGAGGACGCGAAGGACTTTGACGACGCGATCCACATCGAACGGCTCGACAACGACAACTTCGCGATCGGCGTTCACATTGCCGATGTCAGCCACTACGTACAGCCCGACACCGCCATCAATGAGGAGGCGCTAGACCGTGCGACGAGTGTCTACCTCGTGGATCGCACCATCCCGATGCTGCCGGAGAAGCTGTCGAACAAGGTGTGCTCTCTGCGTCCTCACGAGGACAAGCTGGCCTATTCCGTCCTGATGGAGGTCACCCCGCACGGGGAGGTAGTGGACTACGACATCCGGGAGACGGTCATTCACTCCAAGCAGCGCCTCACCTACGATCGGGCGCAGGACTACATCGACGGCGGCTATCCGGAGGATCCGGTGTCGTCTGAGGTGGTGCAGGCCAATCGTCTCGCCAAAACCCTCACGAAGAAGCGATTGCGGGAAGGGGCCATCGACTTCGGCTCCGACGAGGTGCAAGTCATCCTGGACGACGATGGCCATCCGCAGGACATCGTCCGCAAGGAGCGCCTCGACGCCAACCGGCTCATTGAGGAGTTGATGCTACTGGCCAACCGAACGGTGGCCTCCCACATCGGGGCCCCCGGCCACAACGAGCGGGTTCGCACGAACGGCCAGTCTGGGGATCGGGACGATCCGCTGCCGTTCGTGTACCGCGTCCACGACACGCCGGACGGGGAAAAGATCCGCCAGTTGGCCGAGTACGTCCGCGTCTTCGGGCACGAGCTGCCCTTAACGGACGGCAACGCAACAAACGACGACCTCGGCGACCTCGTCGACGCCATCAAGGGGCAACCGGAAGAGCAGGTAATCGTGCGTGCGGCCCTGCGGGCAATGTCGAAGGCCAAGTACGCCGTCGGCAACATCGGCCACTACGGCCTTGGGTTCGACTACTATTCTCACTTCACGAGCCCCATCCGGCGCTATCCGGACCTCATGGTGCATCGCCTCCTGAAGCGTTACGCGAAGGGCGAGGCGCCCCCGAGCGTTGAGGACCTGGCCTCCTACTGTGAGCACTGCTCCGAGCAGGAGCGGAATGCCGAGGAAGCCGAGCGGGAGTCCGTGAAGCTCAAGCAGGTCGAGTACGTGCAGGAGCATGTGGGCGACGTATTCGAGGGGGTCGTCAGCGGCGTAACCAAGTTCGGCGTCTTTGTGGAGCTGACGGAGCTGCTCGTCGAAGGCCTCGTCCACGTTCGCGACATGGACGACGACTACTACGTCTACGACGAGTCCACGTACACGATGCGGGGGGAGAACCAGGGCAAGTCCTACCGTCCCGGCGATTCGGTGACGGTGGAGGTGGTGGGTGCCGACATCGATTCCCGCGAGATCGACCTCCTCTTTGTAGAGGACGATTAG